The proteins below are encoded in one region of Pirellulales bacterium:
- a CDS encoding peptide MFS transporter → MSTAEPQRETLFGHPAGLYTLFFAELWERFSYYGNRALLVLYMTKGFLGYEDSDAFTVYGAYTALVYMTPFFGGMLADRLLGRRRAVIIGGVLMALGQLMLTARFTWAFFGGLALLIAGNGFFKPNISTIVGSLYAERSGKRDGGFTIFYMGINLGAAMAPLLCSIVGERYGWHYGFGLATIGMLTGLAIFVMPGILARLLIAGGAAAAAYGLCMYHPSNPVVIGIYVFVALSVLAAAAVSWVAIGRGGLPESAGAPPAGNLLDKRVLGPITANAAVYLGTLAAIPLLALLVSGFAPLRKEGTALVLIPDSSVKALEKSESPVLRVLGQVAKESSKPAGLVLALAGLAAGVYLVIEAFRLDRVPRERLFVVFVLFFFIMLFWAFFEQAGSSLNLFTDRNVDRVIESGKALTIGEADVGKTLTLEPTQEQLGYSNGDKLFTMDVLDRLRAEAAKSDRIAAVGSAAAKTNAEDVRLEVPWKVAPDNVGMRVARSNDEIPTSAFQSVNAIFIIVFGLLFTAVWNFLGSRGLEPSTPFKFALGLLQLGLGFVSFWYGAREADARGIVSIGWLLLGYLFHTTGELCLSPVGLAMVTKLSPRHLVSTVMGAWFLSTAFSLYLAAIIAQFTRVEQVAGQKGVMPPPIKTVHTYGAVFGHIAVAAIISAVICFALVPLLKRWMHEESDL, encoded by the coding sequence ATGTCGACCGCCGAGCCGCAACGCGAGACGCTCTTTGGCCACCCCGCCGGCCTCTACACGCTCTTTTTCGCCGAATTGTGGGAGCGGTTCTCCTACTACGGCAATCGCGCCTTGCTCGTGCTCTATATGACCAAGGGCTTCTTGGGCTACGAAGACAGCGACGCGTTCACCGTTTACGGCGCCTATACCGCGCTGGTTTATATGACGCCCTTCTTCGGCGGCATGCTGGCCGACCGGCTGCTGGGGCGGCGCCGCGCCGTGATAATCGGAGGCGTGTTGATGGCGCTGGGCCAATTGATGCTGACCGCCAGGTTTACCTGGGCTTTCTTTGGCGGCCTGGCGCTGCTCATCGCGGGCAACGGCTTCTTCAAGCCCAATATCTCCACCATCGTGGGCTCGCTCTATGCCGAGCGCAGCGGCAAGCGCGACGGCGGCTTCACCATCTTCTATATGGGCATCAACCTGGGCGCCGCGATGGCGCCGTTGCTCTGCAGTATCGTCGGCGAGAGGTACGGCTGGCACTACGGGTTTGGCCTGGCCACCATCGGCATGCTCACCGGCCTGGCCATCTTCGTCATGCCCGGCATCCTGGCACGACTGCTGATCGCGGGCGGCGCCGCGGCGGCGGCCTACGGATTGTGCATGTATCACCCTTCCAACCCGGTGGTGATCGGCATTTACGTGTTTGTGGCACTTTCCGTTTTGGCGGCCGCGGCGGTGTCGTGGGTGGCGATCGGCCGAGGCGGTCTGCCGGAAAGCGCGGGGGCGCCGCCCGCCGGCAACCTGCTCGACAAACGCGTCTTGGGCCCGATCACCGCCAATGCCGCCGTGTACCTGGGGACGCTGGCGGCGATTCCTTTGCTCGCGCTGCTGGTTTCCGGTTTCGCTCCGCTCCGCAAGGAAGGAACGGCGTTGGTGCTCATTCCCGACTCGTCGGTCAAGGCGTTGGAAAAGAGCGAAAGCCCGGTCCTTCGCGTCCTGGGTCAGGTCGCCAAAGAATCGAGCAAGCCGGCCGGACTCGTGCTGGCACTGGCCGGCCTGGCCGCGGGAGTCTACTTGGTGATCGAAGCGTTCCGCCTCGACCGCGTGCCGCGGGAACGCCTGTTCGTGGTCTTCGTGCTGTTTTTCTTCATCATGCTGTTTTGGGCCTTTTTCGAACAGGCCGGCAGTTCGCTTAACCTGTTTACCGATCGCAACGTCGATCGCGTCATTGAAAGCGGTAAGGCTCTCACGATCGGCGAGGCCGATGTCGGGAAAACGCTGACCTTGGAGCCGACGCAAGAACAGCTTGGCTACAGCAACGGCGACAAGCTTTTTACGATGGACGTGCTGGACCGCCTGCGCGCGGAGGCCGCTAAGAGCGATCGTATCGCAGCGGTGGGCTCCGCTGCCGCGAAAACGAATGCGGAGGACGTGCGCCTGGAGGTCCCCTGGAAAGTGGCGCCCGACAACGTCGGCATGCGCGTGGCGCGCAGCAACGATGAGATTCCCACCAGCGCCTTTCAATCGGTCAATGCCATCTTCATCATCGTGTTCGGCCTGCTCTTTACCGCCGTCTGGAACTTCTTGGGATCGCGGGGTCTCGAGCCGAGCACGCCGTTCAAGTTTGCTCTGGGGCTGCTGCAGCTCGGCTTGGGCTTCGTCAGTTTCTGGTATGGCGCCCGCGAGGCCGACGCACGCGGAATCGTGAGCATCGGCTGGCTGCTTTTGGGCTATCTGTTCCACACCACGGGCGAGCTCTGCTTGTCGCCCGTCGGGCTGGCCATGGTCACCAAGCTTTCGCCCAGGCACCTTGTGAGCACGGTGATGGGCGCTTGGTTCTTGTCGACGGCCTTTTCGCTGTATCTGGCGGCGATCATTGCCCAGTTCACGCGCGTCGAGCAAGTCGCGGGTCAAAAGGGCGTCATGCCGCCGCCCATCAAGACGGTCCACACCTACGGCGCCGTGTTTGGCCACATCGCCGTCGCCGCCATCATTTCCGCGGTCATCTGCTTTGCCCTGGTGCCGCTGTTGAAGCGCTGGATGCACGAAGAAAGCGATTTATGA